One Vicinamibacterales bacterium DNA window includes the following coding sequences:
- a CDS encoding FtsX-like permease family protein has protein sequence MRQRLFRQFVVRRMALDPVRTLTTVGGIALGIAVVVAIQLTNASSVRGFETALDTVSGKAAIEITGTGGIDETLLPELGWLREIGVASPVIEGEMALVTPESPNDSRAPRTEAVKVLGVDILRDQMVRDYGVSAYMAGDATVERPDDGQMPLVLSSDSLFALLTSPRAIVISEKLAARRGYALGSEIQLLAGDRVGTYVVRALLQDKGPARVMDGNFVLMDIAAAQLAFDRLGRIDRLDVQIAHQAGALDPSRAPTSDELAAAEAAIAKRLPAGLTATTPARRGRQVEKMLSAFHLNLSALSWVALVVGLFLVYNTATVSVLTRRDEVGMLRALGVTRRQIVGLFLGEAAAMGLAGTVLGLGLGRLIADSAVGATSATVSAIYIATAAAPPALTPALVLLAFAIGVPLSLLAALVPALEASRVPPTAAIRGSDRLETRLRLRRRSIAVPVLVLAAAWGLAQLGPVDGRPLFGYLSAFVIILGASLLVPALVFWAARALARPFARVFGVVGRLALAHFTAAIPRLAISISALSVALAMMVAIAVMVGSFRETVVYWVGQTLQADLFVGPGVRPTTGSAQTISPEILAKVSAHPDVEAVDTFRNLDLVYQGNLVVLGAGRFDVMRAHGQLLFKSPSDGMAALDRASGTDAVLVSEAFATKYHASTGDTLRIDTPAGERPFTVAGVYYDYAADRGIVMMDRPVFTRYYGDLPTTGATLYLRQGADPERVRRELLAGFDEGHRAFIYTNRALRAEVMRVFDSTFSITYALEVIAVAVAMLGVAGTLLTLVLERRRELAMLRLVGALTRQVQKVVVLEAVLIGATSMGIGLVVGLVLSLLLVYVINVQSFGWTIQFRVPVLFLAQVSAAIVAATAVAGLIPARRATTLAVDRDE, from the coding sequence ATGAGGCAGCGGCTCTTCCGGCAGTTCGTCGTCCGCCGGATGGCGCTCGACCCCGTCCGCACCCTGACCACGGTGGGCGGCATCGCCCTGGGCATCGCCGTCGTCGTCGCCATCCAGCTCACCAACGCCAGTTCGGTCCGCGGGTTCGAGACGGCGCTGGACACGGTGTCGGGCAAGGCGGCCATCGAGATCACGGGCACGGGCGGCATCGACGAGACGCTCCTGCCGGAGCTGGGATGGCTGCGCGAGATCGGCGTGGCCTCGCCCGTCATCGAGGGCGAGATGGCCCTGGTCACGCCGGAGTCCCCCAACGACTCCCGTGCGCCGCGCACCGAGGCCGTGAAGGTGCTGGGCGTGGACATCCTGCGCGACCAGATGGTCCGCGACTATGGCGTGTCGGCCTACATGGCCGGCGACGCGACGGTCGAACGCCCCGACGACGGCCAGATGCCGCTGGTCCTCTCGTCCGATTCGCTCTTCGCGCTCCTGACCAGCCCCCGCGCGATCGTCATCAGCGAGAAGCTGGCCGCGCGCCGGGGCTACGCGCTGGGGTCCGAGATCCAGCTCCTGGCCGGCGACCGCGTGGGCACGTACGTCGTGCGGGCTCTCCTGCAGGACAAGGGCCCGGCGCGCGTGATGGACGGCAACTTCGTCCTGATGGACATCGCCGCCGCGCAGCTCGCGTTCGATCGGCTGGGGCGCATCGACAGGCTCGACGTCCAGATCGCCCACCAGGCCGGGGCCCTCGACCCCTCGCGCGCGCCCACCAGCGACGAACTGGCCGCGGCCGAGGCCGCCATCGCGAAGCGCCTGCCGGCCGGCCTGACGGCGACGACACCGGCCCGGCGCGGCCGCCAGGTGGAGAAGATGCTGTCGGCCTTCCACCTCAACCTGTCGGCGCTGTCGTGGGTGGCGCTGGTGGTGGGCCTGTTCCTGGTCTACAACACGGCGACGGTCTCGGTGCTGACGCGGCGGGACGAGGTGGGCATGCTCCGCGCGCTCGGCGTCACGCGCCGGCAGATCGTAGGGCTCTTCCTTGGCGAGGCCGCGGCGATGGGCCTGGCGGGCACGGTGCTCGGCCTCGGTCTGGGCCGCCTCATCGCCGACAGCGCCGTGGGCGCGACGAGCGCCACGGTGAGCGCCATCTACATCGCCACGGCGGCCGCCCCGCCCGCCCTCACGCCCGCGCTCGTGCTGCTGGCGTTCGCCATCGGCGTGCCGTTGTCGCTCCTGGCCGCGCTCGTGCCTGCCCTCGAAGCGAGCCGGGTGCCGCCCACGGCCGCGATCCGCGGCAGCGATCGCCTCGAGACGCGCCTGCGGCTCCGGCGGCGCTCGATCGCGGTACCGGTGCTGGTGTTGGCCGCCGCCTGGGGCCTGGCGCAGCTCGGGCCCGTCGACGGGCGGCCGCTCTTCGGTTACCTGTCGGCGTTCGTCATCATCCTGGGCGCGTCCCTGCTGGTGCCGGCCCTGGTGTTCTGGGCCGCGCGCGCGCTCGCCAGGCCCTTCGCCCGCGTGTTCGGCGTGGTGGGCCGCCTGGCGCTGGCCCACTTCACGGCGGCCATTCCCCGCCTGGCGATCTCGATCTCGGCGCTCTCGGTGGCGCTGGCCATGATGGTCGCCATCGCGGTCATGGTCGGCAGCTTCCGTGAGACCGTCGTCTACTGGGTCGGCCAGACGCTGCAGGCGGATCTCTTCGTGGGCCCGGGCGTCAGGCCCACGACCGGGTCGGCGCAGACGATCTCGCCCGAGATCCTGGCGAAGGTGTCGGCCCATCCCGACGTGGAGGCCGTGGACACCTTTCGCAACCTCGACCTGGTGTACCAGGGGAACCTCGTGGTGCTCGGCGCCGGCCGGTTCGACGTGATGCGGGCGCACGGGCAGCTGCTGTTCAAGTCGCCGTCCGACGGCATGGCCGCGCTCGACCGCGCCTCCGGCACCGACGCCGTCCTCGTGTCCGAGGCGTTCGCGACGAAGTACCACGCGTCCACGGGCGACACGCTCCGGATCGACACGCCGGCCGGCGAGCGGCCCTTCACGGTCGCGGGCGTGTACTACGACTACGCGGCGGACCGCGGCATCGTGATGATGGACCGGCCGGTGTTCACCCGCTACTACGGCGACCTGCCCACGACGGGCGCCACGTTGTACCTGCGCCAGGGCGCGGACCCGGAGCGGGTACGTCGCGAGCTCCTGGCGGGCTTCGACGAGGGGCACCGCGCCTTCATCTACACGAACCGGGCGCTGCGCGCCGAGGTGATGCGCGTGTTCGACAGCACGTTCAGCATCACCTACGCGCTGGAAGTCATCGCCGTGGCCGTGGCCATGCTGGGCGTGGCCGGCACGCTCCTGACGCTCGTGCTCGAGCGGCGGCGGGAACTGGCGATGCTACGGCTGGTCGGCGCGCTCACGCGGCAGGTGCAGAAGGTGGTGGTGCTCGAGGCCGTGCTCATCGGCGCCACCAGCATGGGCATCGGGCTCGTGGTGGGCCTCGTGCTGTCGCTGCTGCTGGTCTACGTGATCAACGTCCAGAGCTTCGGCTGGACCATCCAGTTCCGCGTCCCGGTGCTGTTCCTGGCCCAGGTGTCGGCGGCGATCGTGGCGGCCACGGCCGTGGCCGGCCTCATTCCGGCGCGTCGCGCGACGACGCTGGCGGTGGACCGGGATGAATAG
- a CDS encoding lipocalin-like domain-containing protein, whose amino-acid sequence MLALASFALAMGVTAVTQAVWKDATAGYRFEFPRDHASHPEYQIEWWYYTGNVATASGRRFGYQITFFRVGVDPAPENPSRWAVRDLHMAHLAISDPEGRRYRFDERLGRGGPGLAGAAADRYRVWNDDWSAGLDDAGRHVLQARSGDLGLALTLEEGKRPAVNGVDGISQKGARPGNASHYYSLTRMPTRGTLTIGGEAFDVTGESWMDHEFGTSFLETGQRGWDWLSLQLDDGRELMLYQLRRADGTRDPRSSGTLVETDGRTRHLTAADFTLTPAGATATGASGAGYPIAWTVAVPSQALTLSVGTPLPDQELRTLGGGIAYWEGMVTVTGAAGGRAVSGRGYLEMTGYKGSLGRVMGLTAARPR is encoded by the coding sequence GTGCTCGCGCTCGCGTCGTTCGCGCTCGCGATGGGCGTCACGGCCGTCACGCAGGCGGTGTGGAAGGACGCGACGGCGGGCTATCGCTTCGAGTTCCCTCGCGATCACGCGAGCCATCCGGAGTACCAGATCGAGTGGTGGTACTACACGGGCAACGTGGCCACCGCGTCGGGGCGGCGGTTCGGGTACCAGATCACGTTCTTCCGCGTGGGCGTCGATCCCGCGCCCGAGAACCCGTCGCGCTGGGCGGTCCGCGATCTCCACATGGCGCACCTGGCCATCTCCGATCCCGAGGGCCGGCGCTACCGCTTCGACGAGCGGCTCGGCCGCGGCGGTCCCGGGCTGGCGGGCGCGGCCGCGGATCGCTACCGCGTGTGGAACGACGACTGGAGCGCCGGACTCGACGACGCGGGCCGGCACGTGCTGCAGGCCCGGTCGGGTGATCTCGGACTGGCCCTCACGCTGGAGGAGGGCAAGCGGCCGGCCGTGAACGGCGTGGACGGCATCAGCCAGAAGGGCGCCCGGCCGGGCAATGCCTCCCACTACTACTCGCTGACCCGCATGCCCACGCGCGGCACGCTCACGATCGGCGGCGAGGCCTTCGACGTGACCGGCGAGAGCTGGATGGATCACGAGTTCGGCACGAGCTTCCTCGAAACCGGGCAGCGCGGCTGGGACTGGCTGTCCCTGCAGCTCGACGACGGGCGCGAGCTGATGCTCTACCAGCTCAGGCGCGCCGACGGGACGCGCGATCCGCGGTCGAGCGGCACGCTCGTCGAGACGGACGGGCGCACGCGCCACCTGACGGCGGCCGACTTCACGCTGACGCCGGCCGGGGCAACGGCGACGGGCGCCTCCGGGGCCGGCTACCCCATCGCCTGGACGGTGGCCGTGCCGAGCCAGGCGTTGACGCTCTCGGTCGGTACGCCCCTGCCAGACCAGGAGCTCCGCACGCTCGGGGGCGGTATCGCCTACTGGGAAGGGATGGTCACGGTGACGGGCGCGGCTGGCGGCCGCGCCGTGTCCGGCCGGGGCTACCTCGAGATGACCGGCTACAAAGGCAGCCTGGGCCGGGTGATGGGCCTGACGGCCGCCCGCCCCCGGTAG
- a CDS encoding helix-turn-helix transcriptional regulator, giving the protein MPADRPAFDIAKTGSADLLILALVDEQDLHGYEIGRQIELRSHGTLRFTMASLYATLYRLEDRGSIRGRWVEKAGQRRRRAYRITPAGRTILAANRDHWGRFLGVLVEVAGVTPAWSQP; this is encoded by the coding sequence ATGCCCGCCGATCGCCCCGCCTTCGACATCGCCAAGACCGGCAGCGCGGACCTCCTCATCCTCGCCCTCGTGGACGAGCAGGACCTGCACGGCTACGAGATCGGCCGCCAGATCGAGCTCCGGTCGCACGGCACGCTCCGCTTCACCATGGCCTCGCTCTACGCGACGCTGTACCGCCTGGAGGATCGCGGGTCCATCCGCGGACGCTGGGTGGAAAAGGCCGGTCAGCGTCGGCGCCGCGCCTACCGGATCACGCCGGCCGGCCGGACCATCCTGGCCGCCAACCGCGATCACTGGGGGCGGTTCCTGGGCGTGCTCGTCGAGGTCGCGGGCGTGACGCCCGCCTGGAGCCAACCATGA
- a CDS encoding ADOP family duplicated permease: MTPAWDARREIRRRAGEAGVDLPGAMLEELVVHLDDVYEAAREDGLTHDEALQRAHQALDESRFGTLRRHAGRRPDTANRQAADADAQRAATGGWHVWRALLVALRQFRQAPTFAAVTVLVLGLGTGAATTVFTVVDAVVLRPLPYRAPNRLVTLWDTNPGKALTHDPISPVNFMDYRALPVFADGAAWWRPALTVADPGLEPLRLNAIEVSNNLFSLLGVEPQLGPGFPPADPLHSNDLIAVISDRLWRTRYNADPDIIGRSLVFNSTPYRIAGVMPPGFHYPDDVDVWQRLRWDLTEHSRAAHFMEAVLRLSDGTTVEEAGRAVDTLAQRLQTEFAETNSGWGARLVPLLDEQLGYYRPALVVALGAVALLLLIATLNVASLLLARAMARSREMAVRLALGASARHLVVQLMAESAVLAFAGAIVGAAVAWAALPLAVAIVPVGIPRLEGAAVDLRALAVCLGVAVVATLAFGLAPAIPALRTSPAHDLKTSERGNSKGGRRAYAALVVAEVAVASALLACSALLVRSVVQMVRTPTGVDADGVLTMQVQFTRDGIGILRDAPQDDAWTRVAGTYARLLEAVRQQPGVTAAGAANFLPLSVGWRNPFAVEGRPRPPRIEDLPQAQMHSMSDGYLDAMGGRLAAGRGFTALDDAKAPPVALVNESFARQYFRDGPATGQRLRMWASAIGPLGYNLQFTREMQHEGLVYEVVGVVADVKNSPLGQPVEPAVFLPAAQFPFSELYLAVRASETTAARAAIRAALQQVAPGVPMAITQTWGERFAATSAEARLLTWVLASFGGLAALLAALGVYGLVSWSVATQTRELAIRLTLGAAPVRVGRAVLLQAAWLVAGGALAGLAIVRLAETLIARVLYGVSATDATALAAATSVLLLAGLGACLPAVVRAMRVDPAIGLRAE, from the coding sequence ATGACGCCCGCCTGGGACGCGCGCCGCGAGATCCGGCGCCGAGCCGGCGAGGCCGGTGTGGATCTCCCCGGGGCGATGCTCGAAGAGCTGGTCGTCCACCTCGACGACGTGTACGAGGCCGCACGCGAGGACGGGCTCACGCACGACGAGGCGCTCCAGCGTGCCCACCAGGCGCTGGACGAATCGCGGTTCGGGACCCTGCGCCGGCATGCCGGCCGTCGTCCGGATACGGCGAACCGCCAGGCGGCCGACGCGGACGCCCAACGGGCCGCCACCGGGGGCTGGCACGTGTGGCGCGCGCTCCTGGTGGCGCTGCGCCAGTTCCGCCAGGCGCCGACCTTCGCGGCCGTGACCGTCCTCGTGCTGGGCCTCGGCACGGGCGCCGCCACGACCGTCTTCACCGTCGTGGACGCCGTCGTGCTGCGGCCGCTGCCCTACCGCGCCCCGAACCGGCTGGTGACGCTGTGGGACACGAATCCCGGCAAGGCGCTCACCCACGACCCGATCTCGCCCGTCAACTTCATGGACTACCGGGCGCTGCCGGTCTTCGCCGACGGCGCCGCGTGGTGGCGTCCCGCCCTCACGGTGGCCGACCCGGGCCTGGAGCCGCTGCGCCTCAACGCGATCGAGGTGAGCAACAACCTGTTCTCGCTGCTCGGCGTCGAGCCGCAGCTCGGGCCAGGCTTTCCACCCGCCGACCCGCTGCACAGCAACGACCTCATCGCCGTCATCAGCGATCGGCTGTGGCGGACGCGGTACAACGCCGACCCGGACATCATCGGCCGGTCGCTCGTGTTCAACAGCACGCCGTACCGGATCGCGGGCGTGATGCCGCCGGGGTTCCACTACCCCGACGACGTGGACGTCTGGCAGCGGCTGCGCTGGGATCTCACCGAGCACAGCCGGGCCGCGCACTTCATGGAGGCCGTGCTGCGCCTGTCGGACGGCACGACCGTGGAGGAAGCCGGCCGCGCCGTGGACACGCTGGCGCAGCGTCTGCAGACCGAGTTCGCCGAGACCAACTCCGGCTGGGGCGCGCGGCTCGTGCCGCTCCTGGACGAGCAGCTCGGCTACTACCGGCCGGCGCTGGTCGTGGCGCTGGGCGCCGTGGCGCTCCTGCTCCTCATCGCGACGCTCAACGTCGCCTCGCTGCTGCTGGCGCGGGCCATGGCGCGCTCGCGGGAGATGGCCGTACGCCTGGCCCTCGGGGCGTCGGCGCGGCACCTCGTCGTGCAGCTCATGGCCGAAAGCGCCGTGCTGGCTTTCGCCGGCGCGATCGTCGGAGCGGCCGTCGCGTGGGCGGCGCTGCCGCTGGCCGTCGCGATCGTGCCCGTCGGCATTCCCCGATTGGAGGGCGCCGCCGTGGACCTCCGCGCCCTTGCCGTCTGCCTTGGCGTGGCGGTCGTCGCCACGCTGGCCTTCGGACTGGCGCCCGCCATCCCGGCACTTCGCACCTCGCCCGCGCACGACCTGAAAACCTCGGAGCGCGGCAACTCGAAGGGCGGCCGCCGGGCCTACGCGGCACTCGTCGTCGCGGAAGTGGCCGTGGCGTCGGCGCTCCTGGCGTGCTCGGCGCTGCTGGTCCGGAGCGTCGTGCAGATGGTCCGGACGCCCACCGGCGTGGATGCCGACGGCGTCCTCACGATGCAGGTCCAGTTCACGCGCGACGGCATCGGCATCCTCCGCGATGCGCCGCAGGACGACGCCTGGACGCGGGTGGCCGGTACGTACGCGCGACTGCTCGAGGCCGTCAGGCAGCAGCCGGGCGTGACCGCAGCGGGCGCCGCCAACTTCCTGCCGCTGAGCGTCGGCTGGCGCAATCCCTTCGCCGTGGAGGGCCGGCCGCGACCGCCGCGCATCGAGGACCTGCCCCAGGCGCAGATGCACTCGATGAGCGACGGCTACCTGGATGCGATGGGGGGCCGCCTGGCGGCCGGCCGCGGGTTCACGGCACTCGACGACGCGAAGGCCCCGCCCGTCGCCCTGGTGAACGAGTCGTTCGCGCGGCAGTACTTCCGGGACGGACCCGCGACCGGGCAGCGGCTGCGCATGTGGGCGAGCGCCATCGGGCCCCTGGGCTACAACCTGCAGTTCACGCGCGAGATGCAGCACGAGGGCCTGGTCTACGAGGTGGTCGGCGTGGTGGCCGACGTCAAGAACAGCCCGCTCGGCCAGCCCGTGGAGCCGGCGGTCTTCCTCCCGGCCGCGCAGTTCCCGTTCAGCGAGCTCTACCTGGCGGTGCGCGCGTCGGAGACGACGGCGGCTCGCGCGGCGATCCGCGCCGCGCTGCAGCAGGTGGCGCCCGGCGTGCCCATGGCGATCACCCAGACGTGGGGCGAGCGCTTTGCCGCCACCTCCGCGGAGGCGCGGCTGCTCACGTGGGTCCTCGCGTCGTTCGGCGGGCTGGCCGCGCTGCTCGCGGCGCTGGGCGTCTACGGGCTCGTATCGTGGTCCGTCGCCACGCAGACGCGCGAACTGGCGATCCGCCTCACGCTCGGCGCTGCCCCGGTGCGCGTCGGCAGGGCCGTGCTCCTCCAGGCGGCCTGGCTCGTGGCTGGAGGCGCGCTGGCGGGGCTCGCGATCGTGCGCCTCGCCGAGACGCTCATCGCGCGCGTGCTCTACGGCGTGTCGGCCACCGATGCCACGGCGCTCGCGGCTGCCACCTCCGTGCTGCTCCTGGCGGGGCTCGGCGCCTGCCTTCCGGCCGTCGTCCGGGCGATGCGCGTCGACCCGGCGATCGGGCTCCGGGCGGAGTAG
- a CDS encoding DUF4203 domain-containing protein — protein sequence MLPISYQLPAAVVLLMAGLMACFAGYRLLKYVLAAFGFIIGGLAASSIFGTSETAYMAGAFVVGGLAGAVIMVAAAFIGVALVGAGLGAAVVAVAWPRPGDPHPYAVVLAAVAGAWLATWLQRYVTVAGTAFAGAWALIVGGLAVFGDRAKLAAAAAGDVWVPYLMQPAPGEAWVPWAWIGVGLLGVLVQLKVTGGSGRIRAKAKRA from the coding sequence ATGCTCCCCATCTCCTATCAACTGCCCGCGGCCGTCGTGCTGCTGATGGCGGGCCTCATGGCCTGCTTCGCAGGCTACCGGCTGCTGAAGTACGTCCTGGCCGCCTTCGGGTTCATCATCGGCGGGCTGGCCGCGAGCTCCATCTTCGGCACGAGCGAGACCGCCTACATGGCGGGAGCGTTCGTGGTGGGGGGATTGGCGGGCGCCGTCATCATGGTGGCGGCCGCCTTCATCGGCGTCGCGCTGGTCGGCGCGGGCCTCGGCGCCGCGGTGGTGGCCGTGGCGTGGCCCCGTCCTGGCGACCCGCATCCCTACGCCGTCGTGCTGGCCGCCGTGGCCGGCGCGTGGCTCGCCACCTGGCTGCAGCGCTACGTGACCGTCGCGGGGACGGCATTCGCCGGCGCCTGGGCCCTGATCGTCGGCGGCCTGGCCGTGTTCGGCGACCGCGCGAAGCTGGCGGCGGCCGCCGCCGGCGACGTGTGGGTCCCATACCTCATGCAGCCCGCGCCAGGCGAAGCCTGGGTGCCGTGGGCCTGGATCGGCGTGGGCCTCCTCGGCGTCCTCGTCCAGCTCAAGGTGACGGGCGGCTCCGGACGGATTCGCGCCAAGGCGAAGCGCGCCTGA
- the recR gene encoding recombination mediator RecR: MLPGPLDALIEQFRKLPGVGAKSAQRLAFHVLRTPREDAERLCEAILHVKDQVTYCSVCHNITDVDPCAYCADETRDRRVICVVEDAQNVTVIEKSRGFRGVYHVLMGTISPLQGIGPDDLKIRTLLTRIDAGGVEEVILATSPTVEGEATAIYLARLLRPIGVRVTRIATGIPVGSDLEYADELTMGKAMEGRRDVP, encoded by the coding sequence GTGCTGCCCGGTCCCCTCGACGCACTCATCGAGCAGTTCCGCAAGCTGCCCGGCGTCGGCGCCAAGAGCGCCCAGCGCCTGGCGTTCCACGTGCTCCGGACGCCGCGCGAGGACGCCGAGCGGCTGTGTGAGGCGATCCTCCACGTCAAGGATCAGGTGACGTACTGCTCGGTGTGCCACAACATCACCGACGTGGATCCCTGCGCCTATTGCGCGGACGAGACGCGCGACCGCCGCGTCATCTGCGTGGTCGAGGACGCGCAGAATGTGACCGTCATCGAGAAGTCGCGCGGGTTCCGCGGCGTCTATCACGTGCTGATGGGCACGATCTCGCCGCTGCAGGGCATCGGTCCGGACGACCTGAAGATCCGGACGCTGCTGACCCGGATCGACGCCGGCGGCGTGGAGGAAGTGATTCTCGCCACGAGCCCGACCGTGGAAGGCGAGGCCACGGCCATCTACCTCGCGCGGCTCCTGCGTCCGATCGGCGTGCGGGTCACGCGCATCGCCACGGGCATCCCGGTGGGCAGCGATCTCGAATACGCCGACGAGCTCACCATGGGCAAGGCGATGGAGGGCCGCCGCGACGTGCCGTAG
- a CDS encoding serine hydrolase domain-containing protein — protein MSREAAAQPPIPDDVPVVPAETAARLQAALDAWARQPAHRGVAAAVVLQDGAEWTGAAGLAGVGEPLRPEHLIGIASITKTMTGAVILQLVDEGVVRLDDPIGRWLAPIANVPPEITVRQLLNHTGGLANYTASAALGAAIAEEPARVFQPADLLAFLDAPHFAPGERTEYTNTAFLLLGLVAEAATGRPILELYHQRLWGPRHLTGVFMPFVEEPPAPVATALGRSGLVEPLTQPAVLSIGQSAFGLYADALTVARWGHALFLGDVVTPETQAAMRDLVPAAGNIPGESGAGLGIRGYDYFDRPEFGHSGGMSFGSSLLLFEPGSGATVVVLANQGPNAGHFFLAPELLGIVAGLP, from the coding sequence ATGAGCAGGGAGGCCGCCGCCCAGCCGCCGATTCCGGACGACGTGCCCGTCGTGCCTGCCGAGACGGCCGCGCGACTGCAGGCGGCGCTCGATGCCTGGGCGCGCCAGCCGGCCCATCGCGGCGTGGCCGCCGCCGTCGTCCTGCAGGACGGCGCCGAGTGGACCGGCGCGGCCGGGCTCGCGGGCGTGGGCGAACCCCTGCGGCCGGAACATCTCATCGGCATCGCGAGCATCACCAAGACGATGACGGGCGCCGTCATCCTGCAGCTCGTGGACGAGGGTGTCGTGCGTCTCGACGATCCGATCGGGCGCTGGCTGGCGCCGATCGCGAACGTCCCCCCCGAGATCACGGTGCGCCAGCTCCTGAACCACACGGGCGGCCTCGCCAACTACACGGCGAGCGCGGCGCTCGGCGCGGCCATCGCCGAGGAGCCCGCGCGCGTCTTCCAGCCGGCCGACCTGCTGGCGTTCCTCGACGCGCCGCACTTCGCGCCGGGCGAGCGCACCGAATACACGAATACCGCGTTCCTCCTCCTCGGCCTCGTGGCCGAGGCCGCGACGGGGCGGCCCATCCTGGAGCTGTACCATCAGCGGCTCTGGGGCCCCAGGCACCTGACGGGCGTGTTCATGCCGTTCGTGGAGGAGCCGCCGGCTCCGGTGGCGACGGCCCTCGGCCGCTCGGGGCTCGTCGAGCCGCTGACCCAGCCCGCGGTGCTCTCGATCGGCCAGAGTGCGTTCGGCCTCTACGCCGATGCCCTGACCGTGGCCCGCTGGGGACACGCGCTCTTCCTGGGCGACGTCGTGACGCCCGAGACCCAGGCCGCGATGCGTGACCTGGTCCCGGCCGCCGGCAACATCCCGGGCGAGAGCGGGGCGGGCCTGGGCATTCGCGGCTACGACTACTTCGACCGGCCGGAGTTCGGCCACTCGGGCGGCATGTCCTTCGGCAGCAGCCTGCTGCTGTTCGAACCCGGGAGCGGCGCGACCGTGGTCGTGCTGGCGAACCAGGGCCCGAACGCCGGCCATTTCTTCCTGGCGCCCGAGCTGCTCGGGATCGTCGCCGGCCTGCCGTGA
- a CDS encoding outer membrane beta-barrel protein, whose product MRSAIRGVVCAACLSGALPVTALAQSWSGGIKAGVVAGRLAVSGTGAFDTTADAGAIGGGFLGVMLGRSARVQLEVLASERRFSAKGTPVPFDIRSRGLEVPLLLQLGRLSEGRVRPVVFVGPQLTVISSVVQRREGAETDLGDAVADTDVAFTVGGALEVAAGRGALVIDVRATIGTAQLSVTPPPSFTSRAAAVLVGYRF is encoded by the coding sequence ATGCGATCGGCCATCAGGGGAGTCGTGTGCGCGGCGTGCCTGTCCGGCGCGCTGCCAGTGACCGCGCTGGCGCAGTCATGGAGCGGTGGCATCAAGGCAGGTGTCGTGGCGGGCCGGCTGGCCGTGTCGGGGACCGGGGCCTTCGACACGACCGCGGACGCCGGGGCGATCGGCGGCGGGTTCCTCGGCGTGATGCTGGGGCGCTCGGCGCGGGTGCAGCTCGAGGTGCTGGCCTCGGAGCGGCGCTTCTCCGCGAAGGGAACACCGGTGCCGTTCGACATCCGGTCGCGCGGCCTCGAGGTACCGCTCCTGCTGCAGCTCGGGCGCCTGTCGGAGGGGCGGGTGCGTCCCGTCGTGTTCGTCGGACCGCAGCTCACGGTCATCTCCAGCGTGGTCCAGCGCCGCGAGGGGGCCGAGACCGATCTGGGAGATGCGGTCGCCGACACCGACGTGGCGTTCACGGTTGGGGGCGCCCTGGAGGTGGCGGCAGGCCGCGGCGCGCTGGTCATCGACGTGCGGGCCACCATCGGTACCGCCCAGCTCAGCGTGACGCCTCCGCCGTCCTTCACGTCGCGTGCGGCCGCCGTCCTCGTCGGCTATCGTTTCTAG